The following are encoded in a window of Cygnus atratus isolate AKBS03 ecotype Queensland, Australia chromosome 8, CAtr_DNAZoo_HiC_assembly, whole genome shotgun sequence genomic DNA:
- the PRG4 gene encoding proteoglycan 4: MSYLKVMIIWNVLCVSLVILSLSLIQEVSSQAVSCKGRCFEAFERGRECDCDADCERYGKCCPDYVKHCKEAHTEKTTPKTPPPNKSTSKRSSANEEKKPEEVTQPHEVIEDMGSEKMVTSPPPTTKQPDTTPPVKATTIKPSTPKPSLTTTTIITTKPTTSKAEETTPEDTEAPTTEADPTITPKEEEITAEATEEPTTEADSPASPKAEETNPEATEEPMTTADPPATPKVEEMTPEATEEPMTDVDTLTTPKAEETTPEATEASMTPKAEETTPEATEAPTTPKAEETTPEATEAPTTPKAEETTPEATEAPTTPKAEETTPEATEAPTTPKAEETAPEATEAPTTPKAEETTPEATEAPTTPKAEETTPEATEAPTTPKAEETTPEDTEAPTTPKAEETTPEATEAPTTLKAEETTPEATEAPTTPKAEETTPEATEAPTTPKAEETTPEATEAPTTPKAEETTPEATEAPTTPKAEETTPEATEAPTTPKAEETTPEDTEAPTTLKAEETTPEATEAPTTPKAEETTPEATEAPTTPKAEETTPEATEAPTTPKAEETTPEATEAPTTPKAEETTPEITEAPTTSKAEKATPKATEAPTTPKAEETTPEATEAPTTPKAEKATPKATEAPSTPKAEETTPETTEAPSTPKAEETTPEATEAPTTPKAEETTPEATEAPTTPKAEKTTPKATEAPTTPKAEETTPEATEAPSTPKAEETTPEATEAPTTPKAEETTPKATEAPTTPKAEETTPEDTEAPSTPKAEETTPEATEAPTTPKAEETTPEATVAPTTPKAEETTPKGTEAPTTPKAEETTPEATEAPMTPKAEETTPEATEAPMTPKAEETTPEATEAPTTPKAEETTPKATEAPTTPKPKETIPEITEASMTPTGKETTTKATKAPTTPKAEETSPKPTEAPTTKADSPTTPKAKETIPEAPEAPMTPKVEETTLKATEAPTTPKAKETTPKVTKAPMTPKAKTTPKATEAPTTPKAAKKTPKATKAPMTEAESPTTPKAKETTPLATEAPTTKAGSPTIPEVEFSTPAPLNIKSDTTTSGEKSATTPVKNDKTSAKPVTTAVTKETTTKKETTTVNKEITTPKKDKTTVLKDILTAGRKDKTTVTKKPTMADDSPEGTDNIPSITPAAKQVVTTAAELEATTVDKKTAVATEKEAIPATQDKTPKPREILAPTAKEEERPVGTVIVTTPAATTPMRKPTMLPTTAKTDSAPKTREIVTTTKSDTTTENKQTIAAAPNECVITTKETTTAGKKEITTLTDETSYTTEKEIEDATEKAPSLDKKEETTVIRERTTTDKKDTIEEMFIVSRGTSKPDIHFQEVTDTRDEPHPANPETMPVKEEPEINKPLIQTVDMPVLPGETQVDKTDEKDLCSGKPADSMVALPNGTLAVFRGHYYWLLNGRSPPTTNPRRISEGWGIPSPIDTVFSRCNCDGKTFFIKGNLYWRFTNGVMDKGYPKPLANGFAGLSGKMVAALPVARYNSRPESVYFIKRDGNMQQYVYRQEPAKKCQRKARITIRYPAFVPRLVIRRRFQRAVGLPTVIQTVRINPYQSGVLRKEVKMTAYWRGLPKVIHSTISVPNYNKPDGYDYYAFSYSKLELMQVTLYSKRLSDKKERSPCTYEISKVTTCESARLILSKYY, from the exons cacacacagaaaagacaaCACCCAAGACTCCTCCACCAAATAAATCAACATCTAAGAGGTCAtctgcaaatgaagaaaagaagccaGAGGAAGTAACACAGCCCCATGAAGTTATAGAAG ATATGGGCAGTGAAAAAATGGTGACCAGTCCTCCTCCAACTACAAAACAGCCTGATACAACACCACCAGTCAAAGCAACCACAATTAAACCATCTACTCCAAAACCTAGTTTAACAACTACCACAATTATTACCACAAAACCAACAACTTCCAAAGCTGAAGAGACAACCCCTGAAGACACAGAGGCTCCAACAACTGAGGCAGACCCTACCATCACACCCAAAGAGGAAGAGATAACCGCTGAAGCCACAGAGGAACCCACGACTGAGGCAGACTCTCCCGCCAGCCCCAAAGCTGAAGAGACAAACCCTGAAGCTACAGAAGAACCAATGACAACAGCAGACCCTCCAGCCACACCCAAAGTTGAAGAGATGACGCCTGAGGCCACCGAAGAACCAATGACTGACGTAGACACTCTCACCACCCCCAAAGCCGAGGAGACAACCCCTGAAGCCACAGAGGCTTCAATGACTCCAAAAGCTGAGGAGACAACCCCTGAAGCCACCGAGGCTCCAACGACTCCGAAAGCCGAGGAGACAACCCCTGAAGCCACTGAGGCTCCAACGACTCCGAAAGCTGAGGAGACAACCCCTGAAGCCACTGAGGCTCCAACGACTCCGAAAGCCGAGGAGACAACCCCTGAAGCAACAGAGGCTCCAACGACCCCCAAAGCCGAGGAGACAGCCCCTGAAGCCACTGAGGCTCCAACGACTCCGAAAGCTGAGGAGACAACCCCTGAAGCCACTGAGGCTCCAACGACTCCGAAAGCCGAGGAGACAACCCCTGAAGCAACAGAGGCTCCAACGACCCCCAAAGCTGAGGAGACAACCCCTGAAGACACTGAGGCTCCAACGACTCCGAAAGCTGAGGAGACAACCCCTGAAGCCACTGAGGCTCCAACGACTCTGAAAGCCGAGGAGACAACCCCTGAAGCAACAGAGGCTCCAACGACCCCCAAAGCCGAGGAGACAACCCCTGAAGCCACCGAGGCTCCAACGACTCCGAAAGCCGAGGAGACAACCCCTGAAGCCACCGAGGCTCCAACGACTCCGAAAGCCGAGGAGACAACCCCTGAAGCCACCGAGGCTCCAACGACCCCCAAAGCCGAGGAGACAACCCCTGAAGCCACCGAGGCTCCAACGACCCCCAAAGCTGAGGAGACAACCCCTGAAGACACTGAGGCTCCAACGACTCTGAAAGCTGAGGAGACAACCCCTGAAGCCACTGAGGCTCCAACGACTCCGAAAGCCGAGGAGACAACCCCTGAAGCAACAGAGGCTCCAACGACACCCAAAGCCGAGGAGACAACCCCTGAAGCCACCGAGGCTCCAACGACTCCGAAAGCCGAGGAGACAACCCCTGAAGCCACCGAGGCTCCAACGACCCCCAAAGCCGAGGAGACAACCCCTGAAATCACCGAGGCTCCAACGACCTCCAAAGCTGAGAAGGCAACCCCCAAAGCCACCGAGGCTCCAACAACCCCCAAAGCTGAGGAGACAACCCCTGAAGCCACAGAGGCTCCAACAACCCCCAAAGCTGAGAAGGCAACCCCCAAAGCCACCGAGGCTCCATCAACCCCCAAAGCTGAGGAGACAACCCCTGAAACCACCGAAGCTCCATCAACCCCCAAAGCTGAGGAGACAACCCCCGAAGCCACAGAGGCTCCAACGACCCCCAAAGCCGAGGAGACAACCCCTGAAGCCACTGAGGCTCCAACGACCCCCAAAGCTGAGAAGACAACCCCCAAAGCCACCGAGGCTCCAACAACCCCCAAAGCTGAGGAGACAACCCCTGAAGCCACCGAAGCTCCATCAACCCCCAAAGCTGAGGAGACAACCCCTGAAGCCACCGAGGCTCCAACAACTCCCAAAGCTGAGGAAACAACCCCCAAAGCCACCGAGGCTCCAACAACCCCCAAAGCCGAGGAGACAACCCCTGAAGACACTGAAGCTCCATCAACCCCCAAAGCTGAGGAGACAACCCCTGAAGCAACAGAGGCTCCAACGACCCCCAAAGCTGAGGAGACAACCCCTGAAGCCACAGTGGCTCCAACGACTCCCAAAGCAGAGGAGACAACCCCAAAAGGCACTGAGGCTCCAACAACCCCGAAAGCTGAGGAGACAACCCCTGAAGCCACCGAGGCTCCAATGACTCCGAAAGCCGAGGAGACAACCCCTGAAGCCACCGAGGCTCCAATGACTCCCAAAGCTGAGGAGACAACCCCTGAAGCCACCGAGGCTCCAACAACTCCCAAAGCTGAGGAAACAACCCCAAAAGCCACCGAGGCTCCAACAACTCCCAAACCCAAAGAGACAATCCCTGAAATCACCGAGGCTTCAATGACCCCCACAGGTAAGGAGACAACTACAAAAGCCACCAAGGCTCCAACCACCCCTAAAGCTGAGGAGACATCTCCAAAACCCACTGAGGCTCCAACAACCAAGGCTGATTCTCCCACAACCCCCAAAGCCAAGGAGACAATCCCTGAAGCCCCTGAGGCTCCAATGACCCCCAAAGTTGAAGAGACAACCCTGAAAGCCACCGAGGCTCCAACAACCCCGAAAGCCAAGGAGACAACCCCAAAAGTTACCAAGGCTCCAATGACCCCCAAAGCCAAGACAACCCCGAAAGCCACGGAGGCTCCAACGACCCCCAAAGCTGcgaagaaaaccccaaaagccaCCAAGGCACCAATGACTGAGGCTGAGTCTCCCACCACCCCTAAAGCAAAAGAGACAACTCCTCTGGCCACAGAGGCACCAACAACCAAGGCAGGCTCTCCCACCATCCCTGAAGTTGAATTCAGTACCCCTGCACCCCTCAACATTAAATCAGACACAACTACATCAGGTGAGAAGTCTGCAACTACACctgttaaaaatgacaaaacgTCAGCTAAACCTGTAACAACTGCTGTaaccaaagaaacaacaactaaaaaggaaacaaccaCAGTGAACAAAGAGATAACAACACCCAAGAAAGACAAAACTACTGTGcttaaagacattttaacaGCAGGTAGGAAAGACAAAACCACTGTAACCAAGAAGCCTACCATGGCTGATGACTCTCCTGAAGGTACAGACAATATTCCAAGTATAACTCCTGCAGCCAAACAAGTTGTAACTACAGCAGCTGAATTAGAAGCAACTACTGTAGACAAAAAGACTGCAGTGgctacagaaaaagaagcaatcCCGGCTACACAAGACAAAACTCCCAAACCAAGAGAGATTTTAGCACCAACAGCTAAGGAAGAAGAACGTCCGGTGGGTACCGTGATTGTAACAACACCAGCAGCTACAACTCCCATGCGCAAGCCCACCATGCTGCCAACAACTGCCAAAACAGATTCAGCTCCTAAAACCAGGGAGATTGTGACAACAACTAAAAGTGATACAACTACAGAGAATAAACAGACTATAGCAGCAGCACCTAATGAGTGCGTAATTACCACTAAAGAGACAACAACAGCTGGTAAAAAAGAGATAACTACCCTCACTGATGAAACTAGCTacacaactgaaaaagaaatagaagatgCCACTGAAAAGGCCCCTAGTCTTGACAAGAAAGAGGAAACTACAGTTATCAGAGAGAGAACTACAACAGATAAAAAAGATACAATAGAAGAAATGTTTATTGTTTCTAGAGGGACATCCAAGCCAGATATACATTTCCAGGAGGTTACTGACACACGTGATGAGCCTCATCCAGCCAACCCTGAAACCATGCCAGTAAAAGAAGAGCCTGAGATAAACAAGCCTTTAATACAAACTGTGGACATGCCAGTTCTACCTGGAGAAACACAAG TGGACAAGACCGACGAGAAGGACCTGTGCAGCGGGAAGCCAGCGGACAGCATGGTAGCCCTGCCCAATGGCACCCTGGCTGTCTTCCGAG GTCACTACTACTGGCTGCTGAATGGCAGGAGCCCGCCGACCACCAACCCCCGCCGGATCAGTGAGGGCTGGGGCATCCCGTCCCCCATCGACACCGTCTTCTCCCGGTGCAACTGTGACGGGAAGACCTTCTTCATCAAG GGTAACCTATACTGGCGTTTCACTAATGGTGTGATGGACAAAGGCTATCCCAAACCTCTTGCAAATGGATTTGCAGGGTTAAGTGGGAAAATGGTAGCAGCGCTCCCCGTGGCAAGATACAACAGCAGACCAGaatcagtttattttatcaAAAGAG ATGGTAACATGCAACAGTATGTATACAGACAAGAGCCAGCCAAGAAGTGCCAAAGGAAAGCCCGCATTACCATAAGATACCCAGCTTTTGTCCCAAGACTTGTAATAAGGAGACGCTTTCAACGTGCAGTAGGATTGCCAACTGTTATTCAGACTGTCAGAATCAATCCATATCAATCCG GAGTTCTGCGTAAGGAAGTCAAAATGACTGCCTACTGGAGAGGGCTCCCCAAAGTAATTCATTCAACTATATCAGTACCCAACTACAATAAGCCAGATGGCTATGATTATTACGCCTTCTCTTACAGTAAGTTAGAGCTAATGCAAGTTACTCTGTATTCCAAAAGGCTCAGtgataagaaagaaagaagcccATGTACCTATGAGATTTCTAAAGTTACCACTTGTGAGTCTGCAAGGCTAATTTTAAGCAAGTACTATTAA